One region of Spirochaetota bacterium genomic DNA includes:
- a CDS encoding LysM peptidoglycan-binding domain-containing M23 family metallopeptidase, whose product MKKYHPYCVKYIAVHILLLAFNAKLNANYPNIETLKSISIQNAKIKALRNDVSRSIYIVKSNKDSNLLPELRFYKYKVRKYDSFWRILSTTSLNIDTLATCNALSSPMDIYPGKEIYISNMRGIIYKTKRNESIDEIARKYKIDKKYIYNVNRINKGNKSHLFIPCAKISNLEKSLFMGVGFKFPLKRGKRTSNFGRRKDPFNNRNQFHSGIDIACPMRSRIYAARSGKVFFIGRKGGYGLLVIIKHPHNYYSYYGHLSKILVQKGKDIKRGSVIALSGNSGRTTGPHLHFEIRKGDKPINPGILLK is encoded by the coding sequence ATGAAAAAATATCATCCATATTGTGTAAAATATATTGCTGTTCATATCTTATTGCTCGCTTTCAATGCTAAGTTAAATGCTAATTATCCAAATATAGAGACACTAAAAAGCATTAGTATACAGAATGCCAAGATTAAAGCGCTAAGAAATGATGTAAGCAGATCAATTTATATAGTAAAGAGCAACAAGGATTCAAATCTTCTTCCAGAATTAAGGTTTTATAAATATAAGGTTCGTAAATATGATAGTTTTTGGAGGATATTGTCCACTACTTCTCTTAATATTGATACATTGGCTACCTGTAATGCTCTTTCATCACCCATGGATATCTACCCAGGTAAGGAGATATATATTTCCAATATGCGGGGTATTATATATAAGACAAAAAGGAATGAATCAATTGATGAAATAGCGAGAAAGTATAAAATAGATAAGAAATATATATATAATGTAAATAGGATAAACAAAGGTAATAAGAGCCATCTTTTCATTCCCTGTGCAAAAATATCAAATCTTGAGAAATCCCTCTTTATGGGTGTTGGATTTAAGTTCCCATTAAAAAGAGGAAAACGAACGTCAAATTTTGGACGTAGAAAAGATCCATTTAACAATAGAAATCAGTTTCATAGCGGAATAGATATTGCTTGTCCAATGAGGTCAAGGATATATGCAGCCAGATCAGGAAAGGTCTTTTTCATCGGTCGTAAAGGGGGGTATGGTTTGTTAGTTATAATCAAACATCCCCATAATTATTATAGTTACTATGGTCATTTAAGTAAAATCCTTGTTCAAAAGGGAAAGGATATTAAAAGGGGAAGCGTCATTGCTTTGTCTGGGAATAGCGGCAGGACAACTGGCCCTCACCTGCACTTTGAGATTAGAAAGGGTGACAAACCAATAAATCCAGGAATTCTGTTAAAATAG
- a CDS encoding SBBP repeat-containing protein, with protein sequence GDLVTVTVDVGGGVCTDLAGNSNTAAGQFSIVYDSTASLMMSGGGDLGIGSEGNLPSPTGLAASDSVHTGFIRITWNTVADVDAYFIYRDNSESGSFANVVGTVASTTYDDTSAVAGTTYYYRVKAYSSISDTFSGFSGTDSGVRAFSALSAPTGVSASDGTDADYVKIRWNSVVGADSYYVYRDVSESGKFIDVIGTIASTSFEDTSAVVGTRYYYKLKANNSSSGVFSDFSDSDEGWRLSGTVGQSIVAPEDGGVEPTPSDGEEPSNEEDAEDLIYWNKQIDDDTNENSNDFARSVTTDVDGNVYVVGSANNCDWWIKKFDTDGNEDTMNWDKRFDGTGGDDAVNSIAVDPDGNVYIVGYGSNLVGEASGLDLWVKRFDSNGIEDTVNWDKRFDGTGGDDAVNSVAVDPDGNVYVGGYGSNLVGDASGLDLWIKRFDSNGIEDTVNWDKRFDGIGGDDAVNSIAVDPDGNVYVVGYGSNLVGEASGLDLWIKKFDSDGNEDMINWDMMFDGNNSNDEVSSAAVDSEGSVYIVGYGNNLVQESSGEDWWIKKFDSEGKEDTIGWNMMIDGNEGDDTAYSVVVDSGDNVYVAGYGSDLVNQISSLDLWIKRYDRNGVEDITNWRDRWYDGNGSDDVVNSIAIDIEGNVYIVGFGVNLVNELSAEDWWIKKFNK encoded by the coding sequence GGAGACCTTGTAACAGTAACAGTGGATGTAGGTGGTGGAGTATGCACAGATTTGGCTGGTAATAGTAATACAGCGGCAGGTCAGTTTAGCATAGTGTATGATTCTACTGCATCTTTAATGATGTCTGGGGGGGGTGATTTAGGTATAGGGTCTGAAGGTAATCTCCCATCACCAACAGGTCTAGCCGCTTCTGACAGCGTTCATACTGGATTTATTCGAATAACATGGAACACTGTGGCGGATGTTGATGCATACTTTATATATAGAGATAACTCAGAGTCAGGATCCTTTGCCAATGTAGTAGGCACAGTAGCTTCAACAACCTATGACGACACATCTGCTGTTGCAGGAACTACTTATTACTACAGGGTAAAGGCTTATAGTTCAATTTCAGATACATTCAGCGGTTTTAGCGGAACTGATTCAGGAGTGAGGGCTTTCAGTGCTTTATCAGCTCCCACAGGTGTAAGCGCTTCAGATGGCACGGATGCTGATTATGTAAAGATAAGATGGAATAGTGTTGTTGGCGCTGATTCCTATTATGTATATAGAGATGTCTCTGAAAGCGGTAAATTTATAGATGTAATTGGCACAATAGCTTCGACGAGTTTTGAAGATACATCGGCTGTGGTTGGAACAAGATACTACTATAAGCTCAAAGCAAACAATTCAAGTTCAGGCGTATTCAGCGACTTCAGCGACTCTGATGAAGGATGGAGATTATCCGGCACAGTCGGTCAATCGATAGTTGCCCCTGAAGATGGAGGCGTTGAGCCGACTCCATCTGATGGAGAAGAGCCATCGAATGAAGAGGATGCGGAGGATCTGATCTATTGGAATAAACAAATTGACGATGATACCAATGAAAATAGCAATGACTTTGCCAGGTCAGTGACAACAGATGTTGATGGCAATGTGTATGTTGTCGGATCTGCAAACAATTGCGATTGGTGGATCAAGAAGTTTGACACCGATGGCAATGAGGATACGATGAATTGGGATAAGAGGTTTGACGGAACCGGAGGCGACGATGCGGTTAATTCGATAGCGGTTGATCCTGATGGTAATGTGTATATAGTAGGGTATGGGTCTAATCTTGTGGGAGAGGCGAGTGGTCTGGATCTATGGGTAAAGCGATTTGATAGTAATGGAATTGAGGACACGGTGAATTGGGACAAGAGGTTTGACGGAACCGGAGGCGACGACGCGGTTAATTCGGTCGCTGTTGATCCTGATGGCAATGTGTATGTAGGAGGGTATGGGTCTAATCTTGTGGGAGATGCTAGCGGTTTAGATCTATGGATAAAGCGATTTGATAGTAATGGAATTGAGGACACGGTGAATTGGGACAAGAGGTTTGACGGAATCGGAGGCGACGATGCGGTTAATTCGATAGCAGTTGATCCTGATGGCAATGTGTATGTAGTGGGGTATGGGTCTAATCTTGTGGGAGAGGCGAGTGGTTTGGATCTGTGGATAAAGAAGTTTGATAGCGATGGGAATGAGGATATGATAAATTGGGATATGATGTTTGATGGAAATAATAGTAATGATGAAGTCAGTTCAGCGGCGGTAGATTCTGAAGGTAGTGTATATATTGTTGGATATGGAAATAACCTCGTTCAAGAGTCAAGCGGTGAGGATTGGTGGATAAAGAAATTTGATAGTGAAGGTAAAGAGGATACAATAGGTTGGAATATGATGATTGATGGAAATGAGGGTGATGATACAGCCTATTCGGTAGTTGTTGATTCGGGAGACAATGTGTATGTTGCTGGATATGGATCTGATCTTGTGAATCAGATAAGTAGTTTAGACCTGTGGATCAAGAGGTATGATCGCAATGGAGTCGAGGACATAACTAACTGGAGAGATAGATGGTATGATGGGAATGGTAGTGATGATGTTGTTAATTCAATAGCAATAGATATTGAAGGCAATGTGTATATTGTGGGTTTTGGTGTTAATCTTGTTAATGAATTAAGCGCTGAAGATTGGTGGATAAAGAAATTTAATAAATAA
- a CDS encoding chitobiase/beta-hexosaminidase C-terminal domain-containing protein, whose translation MKIKYFFLIISIITSVSLISGCKEDRDNPSDYINFETVASPDFSPAPGSYDHDINVEITCDTTDAEIYYTTDDSLPTKGSPIYSSGISVVGHGATIKIMAMAARAMMNDSTVITAEYTIDYNRVSRPEFSLESGTYHQDVSVEISCSTEDSTIYYTTDSNDPTIESNEYSGPISVSGHGTVMEIRAIAVKDQMLDSEVVSATYEIEYDTQVITPTFNPYNSSGYSSQKPFDVEIECATSDATIYYTTTITTDGSEPADPADPTETSDVYTSPISLVADNTKMKIKAFAVKSQMLDSEIRSAFYEVHYDQVSTPQFVPLEGTYNEDRDIVIACSTEDANIYYTIATTTNGDDPGDPGDPLVVGTPYAGSIEVHGHNNRTRINAVAKCEGCPDAPLSDSTIASAYYIILDNVRPAVTSFVVSPGDELTNNRNITFTLAGDDDDAVTGGVVGWLINESPATPDPDDVGWMPGTPIPSSYELSTGDGVKTVFAWAKDEADNVSISTSNSQFSVVLDQTPPTVEITSSETSPTSSDPIPVTITFSEEVTGFVVGDISVGNGVASNLLTPPAPDPDNNVVFTVDIEPDGDGTVTVNISDSVAQDLAGNGNIAASEFSILYDGNPPTVTGVTPLTLNDSDVGAVNVTITFSESMDTSINPSPTISGLARAYIITGSSWGNGNTVWSGTFMFVDDDEDATGTYNISGFTDVAGNVMSSDSSNTVSVDTQNPTVTGITPSSLNDSDVGVVNVTITFSESMNTSINASPTISGLARAYIVSGSSWDSGNTQWNGTFTFVDDDEEATGTYNISDFTDAAGNVMSSDSSNTVSVDTMQPTVSISSSESSPTNNNPFPVTITFSEVVSGFAVGDISVGNGSAGNFNTSDNIVYTVDITPSGDPVTVDIGGGVCVDLAGNSNTAAGQFSIAYDGIAPTVSISSSESSPTNSNPIPVMITFSEVVSGFAVGDISVGNGSAGNFNTSDNIVYTVDITPS comes from the coding sequence ATGAAAATAAAGTATTTTTTTCTAATTATTAGCATAATCACATCAGTGTCTTTAATAAGCGGGTGCAAAGAGGATAGAGATAATCCTTCAGATTATATTAATTTTGAGACCGTAGCTTCTCCAGATTTCTCGCCAGCGCCTGGAAGCTATGATCACGACATCAATGTAGAAATAACATGTGACACGACTGATGCTGAGATTTATTATACAACCGATGATTCACTTCCTACTAAGGGTTCGCCAATCTATTCATCAGGAATAAGTGTTGTCGGTCACGGCGCTACAATTAAAATCATGGCAATGGCTGCTCGTGCCATGATGAACGACAGCACTGTCATAACCGCCGAATATACAATAGACTACAACAGGGTGTCCAGGCCTGAGTTCTCACTAGAAAGCGGAACATACCACCAGGATGTAAGCGTTGAGATTAGCTGCTCTACAGAAGACTCGACAATCTACTATACTACTGACAGCAATGATCCAACTATAGAATCAAATGAATATTCAGGTCCGATCTCTGTTTCCGGTCATGGCACTGTTATGGAAATTAGAGCCATCGCAGTGAAGGACCAGATGCTGGATAGCGAGGTAGTTAGCGCTACTTATGAGATAGAATACGATACTCAGGTGATTACACCTACATTTAATCCATATAACTCTTCAGGATATAGCTCACAGAAACCTTTTGATGTAGAAATTGAATGCGCCACATCAGACGCTACGATTTATTATACTACAACAATCACAACTGATGGCAGTGAACCTGCTGATCCTGCTGATCCTACTGAAACCTCAGATGTATACACATCGCCGATTTCATTGGTTGCGGATAATACAAAAATGAAAATAAAGGCATTTGCAGTTAAGAGTCAAATGCTGGATAGTGAGATTAGAAGCGCTTTTTATGAAGTACATTACGACCAGGTATCGACACCACAGTTTGTTCCTCTGGAGGGTACATATAATGAGGATAGAGATATCGTGATAGCTTGTAGCACAGAGGATGCTAATATTTATTATACAATAGCTACTACAACAAATGGTGATGATCCAGGTGACCCAGGTGATCCTTTAGTTGTGGGAACTCCATATGCAGGATCGATTGAAGTGCATGGTCATAATAATAGAACGAGAATCAATGCTGTTGCGAAATGCGAGGGTTGTCCAGATGCTCCATTAAGTGATAGTACTATAGCAAGTGCATATTATATAATATTGGATAATGTTCGTCCTGCCGTAACATCCTTTGTCGTATCACCAGGTGATGAGCTGACAAACAATAGAAATATTACATTTACTTTAGCAGGTGACGATGATGATGCTGTAACAGGTGGAGTCGTAGGGTGGTTGATAAATGAATCACCAGCGACACCTGACCCAGATGACGTTGGATGGATGCCGGGCACACCTATCCCTTCTTCCTATGAATTATCTACTGGTGATGGAGTTAAGACAGTATTTGCATGGGCAAAGGATGAAGCTGATAATGTAAGTATTTCGACTTCCAATTCTCAATTTAGTGTAGTTTTAGATCAAACTCCGCCAACAGTAGAAATTACGTCGAGCGAAACAAGTCCGACAAGCAGTGATCCTATTCCTGTAACTATCACCTTTAGTGAAGAGGTGACAGGTTTTGTTGTAGGGGATATTTCTGTAGGGAATGGTGTTGCAAGCAACTTGTTGACTCCTCCAGCACCTGATCCTGACAATAATGTTGTATTTACTGTAGATATTGAACCGGATGGAGATGGTACGGTTACAGTCAATATATCAGATAGTGTTGCTCAGGATTTGGCTGGTAATGGGAATATTGCAGCTAGTGAATTTAGTATTCTCTATGATGGAAATCCTCCCACAGTGACGGGAGTAACACCCTTGACATTGAATGATTCAGATGTAGGTGCGGTGAATGTTACAATTACCTTCAGCGAGTCAATGGATACGTCAATAAATCCTTCACCTACAATTTCAGGATTAGCGAGAGCTTATATTATTACAGGTTCTAGTTGGGGCAATGGCAATACTGTATGGAGCGGTACTTTTATGTTTGTTGATGATGATGAAGATGCGACAGGAACGTATAACATTAGCGGTTTTACAGATGTAGCTGGCAATGTTATGTCATCTGATAGCAGCAATACAGTTAGTGTTGATACTCAAAATCCCACGGTGACAGGAATAACGCCGTCGTCTTTGAATGATTCAGATGTCGGCGTAGTGAATGTTACTATTACCTTTAGTGAGTCAATGAATACATCGATAAATGCTTCGCCAACGATTTCAGGATTAGCGAGAGCTTATATTGTTTCAGGTTCTAGTTGGGACAGTGGCAATACTCAATGGAACGGCACATTTACGTTTGTTGATGATGATGAAGAAGCGACAGGAACGTATAACATTAGCGATTTTACAGATGCCGCTGGCAATGTTATGTCATCAGATAGCAGCAATACAGTTAGTGTTGATACTATGCAACCCACAGTATCCATTAGCTCGAGTGAGTCCAGTCCCACGAACAACAATCCGTTTCCAGTGACGATAACCTTTAGTGAGGTAGTAAGCGGTTTTGCCGTTGGAGATATTTCAGTAGGCAATGGTAGCGCTGGTAATTTTAATACCTCAGATAATATAGTGTACACGGTTGATATAACCCCATCTGGAGACCCTGTAACAGTAGATATAGGTGGTGGAGTATGTGTTGATTTGGCTGGTAATAGTAATACAGCAGCAGGTCAGTTCAGTATTGCTTATGATGGGATTGCGCCTACAGTATCCATTAGCTCGAGTGAGTCCAGTCCCACGAACAGCAATCCGATTCCAGTGATGATAACCTTTAGTGAGGTAGTAAGCGGTTTTGCCGTTGGAGATATTTCAGTAGGCAATGGTAGCGCTGGTAATTTTAATACCTCAGATAATATAGTGTACACGGTTGATATAACCCCATCT
- a CDS encoding glutaredoxin: MPELVLYHKPGCPYCIKVIDFLEKKGVKIPWKNITESAEIMEELISLSGKKQVPCLMIDGKAMLESDDIIKWIDEHYPTD, encoded by the coding sequence ATGCCAGAGTTAGTCCTATACCACAAACCAGGATGCCCCTATTGCATTAAAGTAATCGACTTTTTGGAAAAAAAGGGTGTGAAGATTCCTTGGAAGAATATTACTGAAAGCGCAGAAATAATGGAGGAATTGATCTCACTTAGCGGAAAGAAGCAAGTCCCCTGTTTAATGATAGATGGAAAAGCGATGTTAGAATCTGATGATATTATCAAATGGATAGATGAACACTATCCAACCGATTAA
- a CDS encoding DUF4177 domain-containing protein: MLLLNCNSSTPQQGAKKWEYKVIEITFKNSRGEEPFLNEYGKAGWELIQKSGNEYIFKR, translated from the coding sequence ATGTTACTATTAAATTGTAATTCATCTACTCCACAGCAAGGCGCTAAGAAGTGGGAGTATAAGGTTATAGAAATAACCTTTAAGAACAGTCGAGGAGAAGAGCCTTTTCTGAATGAATATGGAAAAGCCGGTTGGGAGTTAATACAAAAATCTGGGAATGAATACATATTTAAGAGGTGA